The following are encoded in a window of Streptomyces sp. 11x1 genomic DNA:
- a CDS encoding substrate-binding domain-containing protein produces MHRPPLRLHAPEWFTADESTLNVAFVYPMQGPAGIFGPTCEACARLAAEEINKAGGVLGKELRLLEVDGGAAPQQVANEVEALVAAGAVQGVTGWHISSVRQAVAPRIAHRVPYVYTALYEGGERTEGVYMTSETPAWQLLPAMRLLAEARGVRRWFVVGNNYIWPRRTARAARRYAREGRDRVCGEVYLPLGTDDFTDVLRRIERADADGVLMLMVGSDAVRFNRAFAAAGLDQRCLRLSTLMDESMLLASGAEATTDLYSTAGFFASLADQNTMDFHGRYAGRFGVDAPVPGSLGESCYEGVLLLAALIERARTLDVSAIGAAAENVAYEGPRGLLSLDGRHVRQRIYLARADGLDFNVLAQLRAPHELL; encoded by the coding sequence ATGCATCGGCCGCCGCTCCGCCTCCACGCCCCTGAGTGGTTCACGGCCGACGAGTCGACCCTGAATGTGGCGTTCGTGTACCCGATGCAGGGGCCGGCCGGGATCTTCGGTCCCACCTGCGAGGCGTGCGCGCGGCTGGCCGCCGAGGAGATCAACAAGGCGGGCGGCGTGCTCGGCAAGGAGCTGCGGCTGCTGGAGGTCGACGGCGGCGCGGCTCCTCAGCAGGTCGCGAACGAGGTCGAGGCCCTGGTGGCGGCGGGTGCGGTGCAGGGCGTCACCGGCTGGCACATCTCCTCGGTGCGGCAGGCGGTGGCACCACGGATCGCGCACCGGGTGCCGTACGTCTACACGGCCCTGTACGAGGGCGGCGAGCGCACCGAGGGCGTCTACATGACCAGCGAGACGCCTGCCTGGCAGCTGCTGCCGGCGATGCGGCTGCTCGCCGAGGCGCGGGGCGTACGCCGGTGGTTCGTCGTCGGCAACAACTACATCTGGCCCCGGCGCACCGCCCGGGCCGCGCGCCGTTACGCGCGCGAAGGCCGGGACCGGGTCTGCGGCGAGGTGTACCTGCCGCTGGGCACCGACGACTTCACCGACGTCCTGCGGCGCATCGAGCGGGCGGACGCCGACGGCGTGCTCATGCTCATGGTGGGCAGCGACGCGGTCCGCTTCAACCGGGCCTTCGCCGCTGCCGGGCTCGACCAGCGCTGCTTGCGGCTGAGCACACTCATGGACGAGAGCATGCTGCTGGCGAGCGGCGCCGAGGCGACGACCGACCTCTACAGCACGGCCGGGTTCTTCGCCTCGCTGGCCGACCAGAACACCATGGACTTCCACGGCCGGTACGCGGGCCGCTTCGGTGTGGACGCACCGGTTCCGGGCAGTCTCGGCGAGTCCTGCTACGAGGGCGTGCTGCTGCTCGCGGCGCTCATCGAACGGGCCCGCACCCTGGACGTGTCCGCCATCGGAGCAGCCGCCGAGAACGTCGCGTACGAAGGTCCGCGCGGCCTGCTGAGCCTGGACGGACGGCATGTGCGCCAGCGCATCTACCTGGCGCGGGCGGACGGGCTCGACTTCAACGTGCTCGCCCAACTTCGCGCTCCGCACGAGCTGTTGTGA
- the drmC gene encoding DISARM system phospholipase D-like protein DrmC has translation MDQQITERADEFASHLANPLELPLELRDPPVDLAVPPLLLQGEAAQSNHVPSVEAAAYLRGFVAGWSRRRDEAEVRTVWSGPATPGVPVRATARVLTEVVSRARSELLAMTYAARRHPPLISALREAVARGVDVHVVETREGAAGLLDGPEPAAAFTAVPGLRLWHWAPEAREHERARQHAKLAVADRRVLLVGSANLTESGVRRNLEAGVIVTGGTAPQRAAEHIRELQRRGILMPLP, from the coding sequence GTGGACCAACAGATCACCGAGCGAGCGGACGAGTTCGCCTCCCACCTGGCGAATCCCCTGGAGCTCCCTCTCGAACTTCGTGATCCTCCGGTAGATCTCGCCGTACCGCCGTTGCTCCTCCAGGGAGAGGCAGCTCAGAGCAATCACGTCCCGTCGGTCGAGGCGGCCGCCTACCTGCGCGGGTTCGTGGCGGGATGGTCCCGGCGCAGGGACGAGGCGGAGGTGCGCACGGTGTGGAGCGGCCCGGCCACACCGGGCGTGCCGGTCCGCGCGACTGCACGCGTCCTCACCGAGGTCGTCAGCCGGGCACGCTCCGAACTCCTGGCCATGACTTACGCGGCCCGCCGCCACCCACCGCTCATATCGGCCCTGCGTGAAGCCGTCGCCCGAGGCGTGGACGTCCATGTCGTCGAAACCCGGGAAGGCGCGGCCGGACTGCTCGACGGACCCGAACCGGCTGCCGCCTTCACCGCGGTGCCCGGTCTGCGACTGTGGCACTGGGCTCCCGAGGCACGCGAGCACGAGCGTGCCCGTCAGCACGCCAAACTGGCTGTCGCCGACCGCCGTGTCCTGCTGGTGGGCAGCGCGAACCTCACCGAGTCCGGAGTACGCAGGAACCTGGAAGCCGGGGTGATCGTCACCGGCGGCACCGCTCCGCAGAGAGCCGCCGAACACATCCGGGAACTGCAGCGCCGGGGAATTCTGATGCCGTTGCCTTGA
- a CDS encoding LysR substrate-binding domain-containing protein, protein MRRHFSDDLLVRVGREYQRTPLADRLLPLVQETLRKAEETLSLIQPFEPEHSTQRFSIVMSDYLMTMMAEPLLRAIGSAAPGARIDIHLPVPAEPTDDTRLRRHDLLLLPLGHRQPGFSEPVLRDRFVCLVDAGNPRLTGRGLSLGDFAEMPHAAAEFGKVLMLFDRHLDSQGITPRIRTSVPGFSLLPSLVSGTDMVALVPERLARRYADSTGCTVVPTPFPEVSFVEAMYWHRNQQNDPGHQWLRAMVRRVGADRGGAGEQADREGLADVDDSRHHHGGADPVPSPDADHG, encoded by the coding sequence TTGCGCCGGCACTTCAGCGACGACCTGTTGGTGCGGGTGGGTCGTGAGTACCAACGCACGCCGCTCGCCGACCGTCTCCTGCCGCTCGTCCAGGAGACCTTGCGCAAAGCAGAGGAGACGTTGTCACTGATCCAGCCGTTCGAACCCGAGCACAGTACCCAGCGGTTCTCCATCGTGATGTCCGACTACCTGATGACGATGATGGCCGAGCCACTGCTGCGTGCCATCGGGAGCGCGGCCCCGGGTGCACGCATCGACATCCACCTCCCGGTCCCGGCCGAGCCGACCGACGACACCCGGTTGCGCCGCCATGACCTGCTCCTGCTGCCACTCGGCCACCGCCAGCCGGGGTTCAGCGAGCCGGTGCTGCGCGACCGCTTCGTCTGCCTCGTCGACGCCGGCAACCCCCGGCTGACCGGTCGCGGACTGAGTCTGGGCGACTTCGCCGAAATGCCGCATGCGGCGGCCGAGTTCGGCAAGGTTCTGATGCTCTTCGACCGTCACCTGGACAGCCAGGGCATCACACCGAGGATCCGGACCAGTGTGCCCGGCTTCAGTCTGCTGCCCTCTCTTGTAAGTGGCACGGACATGGTGGCGCTGGTCCCGGAGCGGCTCGCCAGACGGTACGCCGACTCCACCGGCTGCACGGTCGTGCCGACGCCGTTCCCCGAGGTGTCGTTCGTGGAAGCCATGTACTGGCACCGCAACCAGCAGAACGACCCCGGCCACCAGTGGTTGCGCGCCATGGTGAGGCGGGTCGGAGCTGACCGAGGAGGAGCCGGAGAGCAGGCCGACCGCGAGGGCCTGGCCGACGTGGACGACAGTCGTCATCACCACGGCGGTGCGGACCCGGTTCCGTCACCCGACGCTGATCACGGATGA
- a CDS encoding DUF6880 family protein: MRGLTEANLKKLAGSRSFDRGRGYVDAVSGVEVGDGWVTASVHGTERYEVELALDAPGGLSGECDCPYGMEGNFCKHLVALGLTVLAQRESLPRQRKAARDRAQDLDAWLSALSQPELLALLREEIDENRQLRRRLELRAASARGDLAGVRARIRDLIDIGPFAQYGYVEYADARAYADQAGQAVSAIGALTGSGRAIDAITLAREAMRLLAEAVESVDDSDGWLGQIGADLADAHLDACRAARPAPEELAHWLVGHVLGDLDDGLTDIDPLDYENVLGEEGMGVLRKLAAEAWRGNRRGWAEKYLMERLAKAGGDVDAVIAVHAADLAPNGHTHLVIARELDTAGRPAEALSWAERGIREVEDLATVDTALVDHLCERYAQVARLADAVALRRDHFGARLSLLTYQQLRAAARAAECWPAEREAALALLRADAAGPRRGGWYAGPVLVDVLLDDKDTDAAWQAATDAGADDRQWLALTDQARADRPADALGVYLRLAEPLLKQTGNAVYERLVGLLLSIRDCHRRLGTEDEFGVYVATLRTTQKRKRNLMSLMDEHGL, translated from the coding sequence ATGCGCGGCCTCACCGAGGCGAACCTCAAGAAGCTGGCGGGCTCCCGTTCCTTCGACCGCGGGCGCGGCTATGTCGACGCTGTGTCCGGGGTCGAGGTCGGTGACGGCTGGGTCACCGCGAGCGTCCACGGCACGGAACGGTACGAGGTGGAGCTGGCCCTGGACGCGCCCGGTGGGCTGTCCGGCGAGTGCGACTGCCCGTACGGCATGGAGGGCAACTTCTGCAAGCACCTGGTCGCCCTCGGCCTGACCGTGCTCGCCCAACGGGAGAGCCTGCCGCGGCAGCGGAAGGCGGCCCGGGACCGGGCCCAGGACCTCGACGCGTGGCTGTCGGCCCTCTCCCAGCCGGAGTTGCTCGCTCTGCTGCGGGAAGAGATCGACGAGAACAGGCAGCTGCGCCGCCGTCTGGAACTGCGGGCCGCGAGCGCCCGCGGAGACCTCGCCGGGGTCCGGGCCCGTATCCGCGACCTGATCGACATCGGTCCCTTCGCGCAGTACGGATACGTCGAGTACGCCGATGCCCGCGCCTACGCCGACCAGGCCGGGCAGGCAGTGTCCGCCATCGGCGCGCTCACCGGCTCGGGCCGGGCCATCGACGCGATCACCCTGGCGCGGGAGGCGATGCGGCTGCTGGCCGAGGCTGTGGAGAGCGTCGACGACTCCGACGGCTGGCTCGGACAGATCGGTGCCGACCTCGCCGACGCCCACCTCGACGCCTGCCGTGCGGCTCGCCCCGCCCCCGAGGAGCTCGCGCACTGGCTGGTCGGCCATGTGCTCGGAGACTTGGACGACGGCCTCACCGACATCGATCCGCTCGACTACGAAAACGTCCTCGGCGAAGAGGGAATGGGCGTCCTGCGGAAGCTGGCGGCCGAGGCGTGGCGGGGCAACCGTCGCGGCTGGGCCGAGAAGTACCTGATGGAGCGTCTGGCCAAGGCGGGAGGCGACGTCGACGCGGTGATCGCCGTACACGCGGCCGACCTGGCGCCGAACGGACACACGCACCTGGTCATCGCCCGCGAGCTGGACACGGCGGGGCGCCCCGCCGAGGCGCTGAGCTGGGCGGAACGCGGTATCCGGGAGGTCGAGGACCTCGCCACCGTCGATACCGCCCTCGTCGACCACCTCTGCGAGCGCTACGCGCAGGTGGCCCGGCTCGCCGACGCGGTCGCCCTGCGCCGCGACCACTTCGGCGCCCGCCTCTCCCTGCTCACCTACCAGCAGCTGCGGGCCGCCGCCCGCGCCGCCGAGTGCTGGCCGGCCGAACGTGAGGCGGCCCTGGCCCTGCTCCGCGCCGACGCCGCGGGACCCCGGCGAGGGGGCTGGTACGCCGGCCCCGTCCTGGTCGACGTCCTGCTCGACGACAAGGACACCGACGCCGCCTGGCAGGCCGCCACCGACGCGGGTGCCGACGACCGGCAATGGCTTGCCCTCACCGACCAGGCCCGCGCCGACCGCCCCGCCGACGCGCTCGGCGTCTACCTGCGCCTGGCCGAACCCCTGCTGAAGCAGACCGGCAACGCTGTCTACGAGCGGCTCGTCGGCTTGCTGCTGAGCATCCGCGACTGCCACCGCCGCCTGGGCACGGAGGACGAGTTCGGCGTGTACGTCGCGACTCTGCGCACCACCCAGAAACGCAAGCGGAATCTGATGAGCCTGATGGATGAACACGGTCTGTGA
- a CDS encoding MarR family transcriptional regulator: MARQPQDLLHLLTRAERLSVRRVQSVLEEFDCSIEAWWVLDLLSDGEGHNMTALADHAFLPAPTLTKLIDQLVDQNLVFRRVDPADRRRVLAQLTPRGIQRRQRLSRAVRADWGELEPLLGQDEEERLQTLLDRLAGALEGEGSVTTARAEREVGRAR; encoded by the coding sequence ATGGCGAGGCAGCCCCAGGACCTGCTCCACCTGCTGACACGGGCCGAGCGCCTCTCGGTGCGCCGAGTCCAGTCCGTGCTGGAGGAGTTCGACTGCTCCATCGAGGCGTGGTGGGTGCTCGACCTGCTCTCCGACGGCGAGGGGCACAACATGACGGCCCTCGCCGACCATGCCTTCCTGCCGGCGCCGACCCTGACGAAGCTGATCGACCAACTCGTCGACCAGAACCTGGTCTTCCGCCGCGTCGACCCTGCCGACCGGCGCCGTGTCCTGGCCCAGCTCACCCCACGGGGAATTCAGCGCCGGCAGCGACTGTCCCGCGCGGTCCGGGCCGACTGGGGTGAGCTGGAACCCCTGCTCGGGCAGGACGAGGAGGAGCGGTTGCAGACCCTGCTCGATCGGCTGGCCGGGGCGCTGGAAGGCGAGGGGAGCGTCACAACAGCTCGTGCGGAGCGCGAAGTTGGGCGAGCACGTTGA
- the urtC gene encoding urea ABC transporter permease subunit UrtC, translating into MTTTTSPTSTTPVVQPSASLLERFRVPGGFLLGAVLLLGIAPLALSDFRLNLLAKYLCYAIVAVGVSLAWGRGGLMVLGQGVFFGLGGYAMAMHLKLADAAATGQTLPDFMQLYGTGDALPWWWKPFADPAFALAMTVLLPMAVAALLGFLVFRRRVKGAYFAILSQALAAALAIWLVGQQATTGGTNGLTDIQGFFGYDLNDPVNQRTVYFIIAAALLLLMAVARQLFVSRYGELLVAVRDSEERVRFLGYNPANVKLVAYVVAAGMAGLAGALFVPAVGIISPALIGIVPSIGFVIGAAVGGRASLVGAVLGAIAVAWTQSTLSDAYPAAWTYLQGLLFVVAVGFLPGGLASLVTVLRKRRTVATPTGETA; encoded by the coding sequence ATGACGACGACAACCTCCCCGACCAGCACGACGCCCGTGGTGCAGCCGTCGGCGTCCCTCCTGGAACGCTTCCGCGTGCCCGGCGGGTTTCTCCTCGGCGCCGTCCTGCTTCTCGGCATCGCCCCGCTCGCCCTGTCCGACTTCCGGCTCAACCTCCTGGCCAAGTACCTCTGCTACGCGATCGTGGCCGTCGGCGTGAGCCTCGCCTGGGGCCGCGGCGGACTGATGGTCCTCGGCCAGGGCGTCTTCTTCGGCCTCGGCGGCTACGCCATGGCCATGCACCTCAAGCTCGCCGACGCCGCCGCCACCGGCCAGACCCTGCCCGACTTCATGCAGCTGTACGGCACCGGTGACGCGCTGCCCTGGTGGTGGAAACCGTTCGCCGACCCGGCCTTCGCGCTCGCCATGACCGTACTGCTGCCCATGGCGGTCGCCGCGCTGCTCGGCTTCCTCGTCTTCCGCCGCCGGGTCAAGGGCGCGTACTTCGCGATCCTCAGCCAGGCCCTCGCGGCGGCCCTGGCCATCTGGCTGGTCGGCCAGCAGGCCACCACGGGCGGCACCAACGGCCTGACCGACATCCAGGGCTTCTTCGGCTACGACCTCAACGACCCCGTCAACCAGCGGACGGTGTACTTCATCATCGCCGCTGCGCTTCTGCTGCTGATGGCGGTCGCTCGCCAGCTGTTCGTCTCCCGCTACGGCGAACTCCTCGTCGCCGTACGGGACTCCGAGGAGCGGGTGCGCTTCCTCGGCTACAACCCGGCCAACGTCAAGCTGGTGGCGTACGTCGTCGCGGCCGGCATGGCGGGCCTGGCCGGCGCCCTCTTCGTGCCCGCGGTCGGGATCATCTCCCCGGCGCTGATCGGGATCGTGCCGTCCATCGGCTTTGTCATCGGCGCGGCGGTCGGCGGCCGGGCCAGCCTGGTGGGCGCGGTGCTGGGCGCGATCGCGGTGGCCTGGACGCAGAGCACGCTCTCGGACGCCTACCCCGCCGCGTGGACGTACCTCCAGGGCCTGCTGTTCGTCGTGGCAGTCGGCTTCCTGCCCGGCGGCCTGGCGTCCCTGGTGACCGTCCTGCGCAAGCGCCGTACCGTTGCGACCCCGACGGGAGAGACAGCATGA
- the urtA gene encoding urea ABC transporter substrate-binding protein yields MSGLNISRRGLLAGVSALGASAALSACGAKTGSDTSSGSGAKADTSGDTVKVGLLNSLSGTMAISEVTVHNALLLAVNEINAAGGVLGKKLKPISQDGASDWPTFAEKAQTLITDDKVVATFGCWTSASRKAVKPVFERNKSLLFYPVQYEGLEQSPYIFYIGATTNQQIVPALDYLKKQGLTKLYLVGSDYVFPRTANKEIRAYAKANGMEVVGEDYAPLGSTEFSTIVNKVKDAGADAVFNTLNGDSNVAFFKEYKSAGLTAKSLPVLSVSIAEEEVKSIGTQYLEGQLTAWNYYQTTPGAANEKFVKAYQAAYGKDKPTSDPMEAAYISVYLWKAMVEKAGSFDVAKVKAASDGITFDAPEGKVTVDGATQHVHKTARIGKVGADGLIEEVWNSGKPIEPDPYLKGYSWASGLS; encoded by the coding sequence ATGTCCGGGCTCAACATCAGCAGGCGCGGTCTCCTGGCAGGCGTATCCGCCCTCGGCGCATCGGCCGCCCTCAGCGCGTGCGGCGCCAAGACCGGCAGCGACACGTCGTCAGGCTCCGGCGCCAAGGCGGACACCTCGGGCGACACCGTCAAGGTCGGCCTGCTGAACTCGCTCTCGGGCACCATGGCCATCAGCGAGGTGACCGTTCACAACGCCCTGCTGCTCGCGGTCAACGAGATCAACGCCGCCGGCGGCGTCCTCGGCAAGAAGCTCAAGCCGATCAGCCAGGACGGCGCCTCGGATTGGCCCACCTTCGCCGAGAAGGCACAGACCCTGATCACGGACGACAAGGTCGTCGCCACCTTCGGCTGCTGGACCTCTGCCAGCCGCAAGGCCGTCAAGCCGGTCTTCGAGCGGAACAAGTCGCTGCTGTTCTACCCCGTGCAGTACGAGGGCCTGGAGCAGTCCCCGTACATCTTCTACATCGGTGCGACCACCAACCAGCAGATCGTGCCCGCACTGGACTACCTCAAGAAGCAGGGCCTGACCAAGCTCTACCTCGTCGGCAGCGACTATGTCTTCCCGCGCACCGCCAACAAGGAGATCAGGGCCTACGCGAAGGCCAACGGCATGGAGGTGGTCGGTGAGGACTACGCGCCGCTGGGATCGACCGAGTTCAGCACCATCGTCAACAAGGTCAAGGACGCCGGCGCGGACGCCGTGTTCAACACCCTCAACGGCGACAGCAACGTGGCCTTCTTCAAGGAGTACAAGTCCGCGGGCCTGACCGCGAAGAGCCTGCCCGTGCTCTCGGTGTCCATCGCCGAGGAAGAGGTCAAGAGCATCGGCACCCAGTACCTGGAGGGCCAGCTGACGGCCTGGAACTACTACCAGACCACTCCGGGCGCGGCGAACGAGAAGTTCGTGAAGGCGTACCAGGCCGCCTACGGCAAGGACAAGCCGACGTCCGACCCGATGGAGGCCGCCTACATCTCGGTCTACCTGTGGAAGGCGATGGTCGAGAAGGCCGGCTCCTTCGACGTGGCGAAGGTGAAGGCCGCCTCCGACGGCATCACCTTCGACGCCCCCGAGGGCAAGGTCACCGTCGACGGCGCCACCCAGCACGTCCACAAGACGGCCCGGATCGGCAAGGTCGGCGCGGACGGCCTCATCGAGGAGGTCTGGAACTCGGGCAAGCCGATCGAGCCGGACCCGTACCTGAAGGGCTACTCCTGGGCCTCGGGCCTCTCCTGA
- the urtB gene encoding urea ABC transporter permease subunit UrtB, whose product MTVVLNQSFTGISIGAVLLLIALGLTLTFGQMGVINMAHGEFIMAGAYTTYVLQKSISGAGVSLLVALPLAFLVAGAMGALLEWLLIRRLYTRPLDTLLVTWGVSLMLQQLARDIFGAPNVQTAAPDLLTGNISVAGITLANNRLFILGLALLCVLGLTLILRLTPLGRRIRAVVQNRALAEVSGIATERVDRTTFFIGSGLAGVAGVALTLVGPIGPTMGTNYIVDAFLVVVVGGIGQLKGSVITAFALGVLQSVLEYSTTVSVAKVIVLVAIVAFLQWRPQGLYALRTRSLA is encoded by the coding sequence ATGACGGTCGTCCTCAACCAGTCCTTCACCGGCATCAGTATCGGTGCCGTCCTGCTGCTCATCGCGCTCGGCCTGACCCTGACCTTCGGTCAGATGGGCGTGATCAACATGGCGCACGGCGAGTTCATCATGGCCGGCGCCTACACCACGTACGTGCTGCAGAAGTCCATCAGCGGCGCGGGCGTCTCCCTGCTCGTCGCCCTGCCCCTGGCCTTCCTGGTCGCCGGCGCCATGGGAGCGCTCCTGGAGTGGCTGCTCATCCGCCGCCTGTACACCCGGCCGCTGGACACCCTGCTGGTCACCTGGGGCGTGTCCCTGATGCTTCAACAGCTCGCCCGTGACATCTTCGGCGCCCCCAACGTGCAGACCGCCGCCCCGGACCTGCTGACCGGCAACATCTCGGTCGCGGGCATCACCCTCGCGAACAACCGGCTGTTCATCCTCGGCCTCGCGCTGCTGTGCGTCCTCGGCCTCACCCTGATCCTGCGGCTCACCCCGCTCGGGCGCCGGATCCGGGCCGTCGTGCAGAACCGGGCCCTCGCCGAGGTGTCCGGCATCGCCACCGAGCGGGTGGACCGTACGACGTTCTTCATCGGTTCGGGCCTGGCGGGTGTGGCGGGCGTCGCGCTCACCCTGGTCGGCCCGATCGGCCCGACGATGGGCACCAACTACATCGTCGACGCCTTCCTGGTCGTGGTCGTAGGCGGCATCGGCCAGCTCAAGGGCAGTGTCATCACGGCCTTCGCGCTCGGCGTGCTGCAGTCGGTGCTGGAGTACTCGACGACCGTGAGCGTCGCGAAGGTCATCGTGCTCGTGGCGATCGTCGCCTTCCTGCAGTGGCGACCCCAGGGCCTGTACGCACTGCGCACCCGGAGCCTGGCATGA
- the urtD gene encoding urea ABC transporter ATP-binding protein UrtD, which yields MSGEGLTVRDLRVTFDGFRAVDGVDLDIHPGDLRFLIGPNGAGKTTLVDAVTGLVKATGSVRFGDQDLLGKPVHKIARMGVGRTFQTATVFEELTVLQNLDIAAGAGRGPWTMLRRRKGVPESVTRALETTGLTDLRDRPAGVLAHGQKQWLEIGMLLVQDVKLLLLDEPVAGMSHDEREATGELLQRVSGDHTVVVIEHDMDFMRSFARSVSVLHAGKVLSEGSVAEVQADAKVQEVYLGRASEPEPEPAAVPVAEEA from the coding sequence ATGAGCGGCGAGGGACTGACCGTCCGCGACCTGCGCGTGACGTTCGACGGCTTCAGGGCCGTCGACGGAGTGGACCTGGACATCCATCCCGGCGACCTGCGCTTCCTCATCGGGCCGAACGGCGCCGGCAAGACCACACTCGTCGACGCGGTCACGGGTCTGGTGAAGGCGACCGGCTCGGTCCGTTTCGGAGACCAGGACCTGCTGGGCAAGCCGGTCCACAAGATCGCCCGTATGGGCGTCGGCCGTACCTTCCAGACGGCCACCGTCTTCGAGGAGCTGACCGTCCTGCAGAACCTCGACATCGCGGCAGGCGCCGGACGCGGCCCGTGGACGATGCTGCGGCGCCGCAAGGGTGTACCGGAGTCGGTGACGAGGGCGCTGGAGACCACCGGCCTGACGGACCTGCGCGATCGCCCGGCGGGCGTGCTCGCCCACGGTCAGAAGCAGTGGCTGGAGATCGGCATGCTGCTCGTCCAGGACGTGAAGCTGCTGCTGCTCGACGAGCCCGTCGCAGGGATGAGCCACGACGAACGCGAGGCCACCGGCGAACTGCTCCAACGGGTCAGCGGCGACCACACCGTCGTCGTCATCGAGCACGACATGGACTTCATGCGCTCCTTCGCCCGCAGCGTCTCCGTCCTGCACGCGGGCAAGGTGCTCAGCGAGGGCTCTGTCGCCGAGGTCCAGGCCGACGCCAAGGTCCAGGAGGTCTACCTCGGCCGCGCCTCCGAACCCGAACCCGAGCCCGCTGCCGTTCCCGTCGCCGAGGAGGCGTGA
- the urtE gene encoding urea ABC transporter ATP-binding subunit UrtE produces MLEINTVRAGYDRTTVLHGVTVAVPTDGVAAVLGHNGAGKSTLLRAAMGLIKPTGGTILLDGEDITHLAPHRRVGRGMAYVPQGQQSFPHLTTTENLQLVADGRPDGKEAITEALDLFPALRELSGRRAGLLSGGQRQQLAIARALITRPSLLLLDEPTEGIQPSVVAEIEETILALTRRGGLSVLLVEQHVGFAMRAAQRYYVLEAGRVTSSGDGGVAAEQTVRTALSV; encoded by the coding sequence ATGTTGGAGATCAACACCGTCCGGGCCGGCTACGACCGCACCACCGTGCTGCACGGAGTGACCGTCGCGGTCCCGACGGACGGCGTCGCGGCCGTCCTCGGCCACAACGGCGCCGGCAAGAGCACGCTCCTGCGTGCGGCCATGGGACTGATCAAGCCGACGGGCGGCACGATCCTGCTGGACGGCGAGGACATCACCCACCTCGCCCCGCACCGGCGGGTGGGCCGAGGCATGGCGTACGTCCCGCAGGGCCAGCAGTCCTTCCCACACCTCACCACCACCGAGAACCTCCAACTCGTCGCCGACGGCCGCCCCGACGGCAAGGAGGCCATCACCGAGGCCCTGGACCTCTTCCCGGCCCTGCGCGAATTGTCCGGCCGCCGCGCCGGCCTCCTCTCCGGCGGCCAGCGCCAGCAACTCGCCATCGCCCGCGCCCTGATCACCCGCCCCAGTCTCCTCCTTCTCGACGAGCCGACCGAGGGCATCCAGCCCTCCGTCGTCGCCGAGATCGAGGAGACGATCCTCGCCCTCACCCGACGCGGCGGCCTGTCCGTCCTCCTCGTCGAACAGCACGTCGGCTTCGCCATGCGCGCCGCCCAGCGCTACTACGTCCTGGAAGCGGGACGCGTGACCTCCTCCGGCGACGGCGGGGTGGCGGCCGAACAGACCGTACGGACCGCGCTCAGTGTGTGA